One window of the Camelina sativa cultivar DH55 chromosome 1, Cs, whole genome shotgun sequence genome contains the following:
- the LOC104786079 gene encoding putative F-box protein At4g10190, which produces MLAEFKKRVKRQQQQRTKDFYVKMYLPEDLEVEILSKAPLASLARLRWTSKRWNALIKDILAKKQSQVIMLIGFRVCLVSVDLHGIHNSKVKVTSQFSLRDPLSSNSSEEVDIRNVFHCEGLLLCTTKESSRVVVWNPCSRETMWIQPRDTYKQNDYFALGKSSCNKYKILRVDQHNNLMPSLLEFEIYDFTSNSWRVVGETIDWFIPRWNGRGGVSVKGNTYWLASTQDNPREDFLLCFDFSLETFGSVSLPGNYLSHQVISLSVTREDQKLCLLTTQSGKVHDIDVWIATKIDKTQVSPENKTTIESLVAASWSKFLSLDLANLHQRFRFFNGMNFLVDQEKKVLLCSSMRGVSNTFLHVVGGGKYIQVAHNDAETIWSLVVSYVPSFVQVQPTMFLE; this is translated from the exons ATGTTGGCTGAATTTAAGAAGCGTGTGAAGCGGCAGCAGCAGCAAAGAACAAAGGACTTTTATG TGAAAATGTATCTTCCGGAGGATTTGGAAGTGGAGATACTCTCTAAGGCTCCGTTGGCTTCTCTGGCACGACTACGATGGACATCCAAAAGATGGAACGCTCTGATCAAAGATATACTTGCGAAGAAGCAGTCTCAGGTTATTATGTTGATTGGCTTCAGGGTTTGTTTAGTGAGTGTCGATCTCCATGGAATTCACAACAGCAAGGTGAAGGTAACAAGTCAATTTAGCCTAAGAGATCCTCTTTCTTCTAACTCTTCAGAAGAAGTCGATATACGTAATGTCTTTCACTGCGAAGGCTTGTTGCTATGCACCACCAAAGAGAGTAGTAGAGTTGTGGTATGGAATCCGTGTTCACGTGAAACCATGTGGATCCAACCAAGAGATACCTACAAGCAAAATGATTACTTTGCTCTCGGTAAATCCTCCTgcaacaagtacaaaatcttgCGAGTGGATCAGCATAATAACTTGATGCCAAGCTTACTTGAGTTCGAAATCTATGACTTTACCTCTAATTCGTGGAGGGTTGTTGGTGAGACTATAGACTGGTTTATACCACGGTGGAATGGTCGTGGTGGCGTGTCTGTGAAGGGAAATACTTACTGGCTTGCTTCTACGCAAGACAACCCACGTGAGGATTTCTTATTGTGTTTTGACTTTTCATTAGAGACATTTGGAAGTGTCTCTCTTCCGGGTAATTATCTTTCTCATCAAGTTATCAGTTTATCAGTGACTAGAGAAGATCAGAAACTTTGTTTGCTAACTACTCAAAGCGGTAAAGTACACGATATAGATGTATGGATCGCGACTAAGATTGATAAGACGCAAGTAAGTCCGGAGAACAAAACAACGATTGAGAGTCTCGTAGCTGCGTCATGGAGCAAGTTCCTATCATTGGATTTAGCCAATCTTCATCAGCGCTTTCGCTTCTTTAATGGGATGAATTTCTTGGTCGACCAGGAGAAGAAAGTTTTATTGTGTAGCAGTATGCGTGGGGTCTCCAACACCTTCTTACACGTGGTGGGAGGGGGCAAATATATACAAGTGGCTCATAATGATGCAGAGACTATATGGTCACTTGTCGTCAGTTATGTTCCAAGTTTTGTTCAAGTCCAACCAACAATGTTCTTGGAGTAG